Proteins encoded by one window of Salmonirosea aquatica:
- a CDS encoding LytR/AlgR family response regulator transcription factor → MTTYRSLIIDDEPLARRVIRTFLQTDSSICVLDEAGNGSEAVIKILQHRPDLIFLDIQMPELDGFEVLKEIWPHHQPFVVFTTAYDQYALRAFEVNAIDYLLKPFNEVRFHQALGRAQERLTQQKQPRIEALVSQLLAEQAAQPRGAYLQRILVKETGRMYLVKTEDISYLDADGNYITLHTVNRGDRNAGTERHTIYESLTSLETKLDPAEFVRINRSYIVNLNYIDTVETYFNGEYIVHMKTGQQLKWTRNYRESLKAFYAKSS, encoded by the coding sequence ATGACAACCTATCGCTCGCTTATCATTGACGATGAGCCCCTGGCCCGCCGGGTCATCCGTACTTTTCTGCAAACGGATTCCTCCATTTGTGTGCTCGACGAAGCCGGAAATGGCTCGGAGGCAGTCATCAAGATTCTCCAGCACCGCCCCGACCTGATTTTTCTGGACATCCAGATGCCCGAACTGGATGGATTCGAGGTGCTCAAAGAGATCTGGCCGCACCACCAGCCGTTTGTGGTGTTCACAACCGCCTACGACCAGTACGCTTTGCGCGCTTTCGAGGTCAATGCCATCGACTATTTGTTAAAGCCTTTCAATGAGGTGCGGTTTCACCAGGCGCTGGGACGGGCGCAGGAACGACTTACCCAGCAGAAGCAACCCCGGATCGAAGCGCTGGTGAGCCAGTTGCTAGCCGAACAGGCCGCCCAACCCCGGGGAGCCTACCTGCAGCGGATTCTGGTCAAGGAAACGGGACGGATGTACCTGGTGAAGACCGAAGACATTAGCTATTTGGATGCCGACGGGAATTACATAACCCTGCATACCGTCAACCGGGGCGACCGGAACGCGGGAACGGAACGCCATACCATCTATGAAAGCCTGACCAGTCTGGAGACCAAACTCGATCCGGCCGAATTTGTGCGCATCAACCGCTCCTACATCGTCAACCTCAACTATATCGATACGGTCGAAACCTACTTCAACGGGGAGTATATCGTGCACATGAAAACCGGACAACAACTCAAATGGACGCGAAACTACCGCGAGAGTTTGAAGGCTTTTTATGCCAAATCGAGTTGA
- a CDS encoding carboxypeptidase-like regulatory domain-containing protein, protein MNKKNMQKTQRAFLGALLTMSLLGASCQTSTPDPGTADPGKPTPGYVVGKAVDAQGKPLEGVEIVIDNTLFYNSNLLTNTDAKGEYRVKTPTGTYQATAEIRRMYNGKSYLLDLAPDNPNAFAGQDGAVRNFEWRLSGEKPDNPGAFYGGSVEVSNEVGKGPYDAENIEFTFTPVGPLIDGSTGKTLVLPYDTYYGRIPDVPIGRYRITAVYKPTGTRLKLRNRVNGTYAADGAVTMDFFGEIPYWSCTNCMFVEYSEP, encoded by the coding sequence ATGAACAAAAAGAATATGCAAAAAACGCAGCGCGCTTTCCTGGGCGCGCTGCTCACGATGTCGCTACTAGGGGCCAGTTGTCAAACCTCGACTCCCGACCCCGGCACAGCCGATCCGGGCAAACCTACCCCCGGCTACGTGGTGGGCAAAGCGGTGGACGCGCAGGGCAAGCCGCTGGAAGGCGTGGAAATTGTGATTGACAACACCCTATTTTACAACTCCAATCTGCTTACCAACACCGATGCTAAAGGGGAGTACCGGGTCAAAACGCCCACCGGCACCTACCAGGCTACGGCCGAAATCAGGCGGATGTACAACGGAAAGAGTTACCTCCTCGACCTGGCGCCGGACAATCCTAATGCATTTGCCGGTCAGGATGGTGCCGTGCGTAATTTCGAGTGGCGGCTTTCGGGCGAAAAACCCGATAATCCCGGTGCCTTCTACGGGGGTTCGGTGGAAGTGAGCAACGAAGTGGGCAAAGGCCCTTACGATGCGGAAAACATTGAGTTTACCTTTACGCCCGTCGGGCCGCTCATCGACGGCTCTACCGGTAAAACGCTGGTGTTGCCCTACGATACGTACTACGGCCGCATCCCCGATGTACCCATCGGGCGCTACCGGATCACGGCAGTGTACAAGCCAACAGGTACCCGGCTCAAACTTCGTAATCGGGTGAATGGTACCTACGCGGCCGATGGCGCGGTCACGATGGACTTCTTCGGAGAAATTCCCTACTGGTCGTGTACCAACTGCATGTTCGTGGAATACAGCGAGCCTTGA
- a CDS encoding anthrone oxygenase family protein, whose product MALKIAQFIQLLLLCVIAGQAFFYLIGGTAGVRNVSVGTFIEQRKAIDVVIVPALKLIYLLSAASGFTAMVLLQKQSDRLPFILSALAWALVLIDMAIAVRGNVPLNRQMQDWSPASHPSDWARVRDRWLTYLHWRQACSITALLCLLVGLFTQI is encoded by the coding sequence ATGGCCTTAAAAATAGCTCAGTTTATCCAGCTTCTGCTGCTGTGCGTTATCGCCGGGCAAGCGTTTTTTTATCTTATCGGAGGTACCGCGGGAGTGCGCAATGTATCGGTTGGTACCTTCATCGAGCAGCGGAAAGCCATTGACGTTGTGATTGTGCCTGCATTGAAACTCATTTACTTATTGAGTGCCGCGAGCGGATTTACCGCCATGGTACTATTGCAAAAGCAAAGCGATCGTTTACCGTTTATACTCTCGGCTCTAGCGTGGGCTCTGGTACTGATTGATATGGCCATTGCTGTCCGAGGCAACGTACCTCTGAACCGGCAGATGCAGGACTGGAGCCCGGCGTCCCATCCGAGCGACTGGGCCCGCGTGCGTGACCGGTGGCTCACCTACCTGCATTGGCGGCAGGCATGCAGCATCACCGCGCTCCTGTGCTTGCTGGTCGGCCTTTTCACACAAATATAG
- a CDS encoding glycosyltransferase, producing MIQKKILFATMPMDGHLKPLTGLAVHLKKQGYDVRWYSGPSYASAIRKLSIPYFSFRLAKEINQDNLERELPERQKIKGTVNRLRFDMEHIFLRRIPEFIEDLKHIRESFPFDLVVCDVLFAASPFIRPIFGVPVAAAGIAPLGESSGDLPPAGMGLEPAQGFWGRRRQDFLRLVSQEILFKPCTRIFNQYLREYGLRPADRLFFDALVRRVDVYWQSGVPGFEYFRSEISPNVQFVGPLLPHPAEGLPTIPDGIDFADYSRIVLVTQGTVERNPEKLLVPSISAFTEDPATLVIVTTGGSFTEELRKRFPQKNIQIHDFIDFAAIMPMADVFVTNAGYGGVLMAARHGLPMVVAGVHEGKSEIAARVNYFRLGISLKTERPGVGQVREAVESVLKDSSYRRKAEQLSREFQAYNPNLLCQESIEKLLIPTPKLPALWP from the coding sequence ATGATACAGAAAAAAATCCTCTTCGCCACCATGCCCATGGATGGCCACCTCAAACCGCTTACCGGCTTGGCGGTTCACCTCAAAAAGCAGGGCTATGATGTCCGCTGGTACAGCGGCCCCAGCTACGCCTCGGCCATCAGAAAACTCTCGATTCCGTATTTTTCTTTTCGTCTCGCCAAGGAGATCAACCAGGACAATCTGGAGCGTGAGTTGCCCGAGCGCCAAAAGATCAAAGGTACGGTCAACCGTTTGCGTTTCGATATGGAACACATTTTCCTACGCCGCATTCCGGAATTCATCGAAGACCTGAAGCACATCCGGGAAAGTTTCCCTTTCGATTTGGTGGTGTGCGATGTACTCTTTGCCGCTTCACCCTTTATCAGACCGATTTTTGGCGTGCCCGTGGCGGCGGCAGGCATTGCTCCGTTGGGTGAGAGTTCCGGGGATCTGCCGCCGGCCGGCATGGGACTGGAGCCTGCCCAGGGGTTTTGGGGCCGACGCCGACAGGATTTTTTGCGGCTGGTGAGCCAGGAAATTCTTTTCAAGCCGTGCACCCGAATTTTTAACCAATACCTCAGAGAGTACGGACTTCGACCGGCCGATCGCCTCTTTTTCGATGCCCTGGTGCGGCGCGTGGACGTGTATTGGCAGAGTGGCGTGCCGGGGTTCGAGTACTTCCGTTCCGAAATCAGCCCCAACGTACAATTCGTGGGACCGTTGCTGCCTCATCCTGCCGAAGGCCTTCCAACGATCCCCGATGGCATTGATTTCGCCGACTACAGTCGCATCGTGCTGGTGACGCAGGGTACCGTAGAACGCAATCCGGAAAAACTGCTGGTACCCTCGATATCAGCCTTTACAGAGGACCCTGCGACGCTGGTAATCGTTACTACTGGTGGTTCCTTTACCGAAGAGTTGCGAAAGCGTTTTCCGCAAAAAAATATCCAGATCCACGATTTCATCGACTTCGCCGCAATTATGCCCATGGCCGATGTTTTTGTGACGAATGCGGGGTACGGAGGCGTACTGATGGCGGCCCGCCATGGCTTACCGATGGTAGTCGCCGGGGTACACGAAGGGAAATCCGAAATTGCGGCCCGGGTCAATTACTTCCGGTTGGGAATTAGTCTCAAAACCGAAAGGCCCGGCGTCGGGCAAGTCCGTGAGGCGGTGGAGTCTGTCTTGAAAGATTCGAGCTACCGCCGCAAGGCCGAACAACTTAGCCGGGAATTTCAGGCCTATAACCCGAACCTGCTTTGCCAGGAATCCATCGAAAAATTACTCATTCCTACCCCCAAACTCCCCGCACTATGGCCTTAA
- a CDS encoding YceI family protein, which yields MKKTIISAFILVSGLVWSCHTDPVSPDDYQLDEQKSVAEWKGYLRTGYFNEGAITVKSDQLKVKDGQVTGGSFTIPVSSIVNFNLPVDSLKHQLVHHLQSPDFFNMALHPNITYVIASVAPYKGSEGIAGATHLVSGELTMLGKSNPVVFPAKIGINNDQLTVDATLKVDRTKWGMAYAADSTLPAEQNILPNMDIHLKLIGKRKQETL from the coding sequence ATGAAAAAAACCATCATTTCCGCGTTCATCCTCGTCTCGGGCTTGGTCTGGAGCTGCCACACCGATCCCGTGTCGCCCGACGACTACCAGCTCGACGAGCAAAAATCCGTCGCCGAATGGAAAGGGTACCTCCGGACGGGCTATTTCAACGAAGGAGCCATCACCGTCAAGAGCGACCAACTCAAAGTAAAGGACGGACAAGTGACGGGCGGCTCGTTCACGATTCCTGTGTCGTCCATCGTCAATTTCAACCTACCCGTGGATTCGCTCAAACACCAGTTGGTCCACCACTTGCAAAGTCCCGATTTCTTCAACATGGCTTTGCATCCCAACATCACGTATGTCATCGCCAGCGTAGCACCCTATAAGGGTAGCGAAGGCATAGCGGGTGCCACGCACCTGGTGAGTGGCGAACTGACGATGCTGGGTAAAAGCAATCCAGTGGTGTTTCCGGCTAAAATCGGGATCAACAACGATCAGCTTACCGTAGATGCCACCTTGAAAGTGGACCGGACAAAATGGGGCATGGCCTACGCCGCCGACTCTACCTTGCCCGCCGAGCAGAACATCCTGCCGAACATGGACATTCATCTGAAACTGATCGGGAAACGCAAGCAGGAGACCTTATAG
- a CDS encoding carboxypeptidase regulatory-like domain-containing protein yields MKKQLILFLLAAVLFVACKPAGEADDLSPQKGYVSGKVTDSKGQPISNAFVFISSTGPYSSGASVHTDAQGKYRIKMDYGTYRIYATFEKEFAGKLYEIQLKPDNSDSFSVEDSPVIDFKWVLTGKKPIPLQGYFGGYIGLYQGETNIPKNEVEFTFTPLELIDGSTLAQPLVLRPGEVSTQYLEDLPLGRYTVKATHKPLGGGTPRTLFLKNRDTNQTSASNGTISLDFKPESAGWYRANIEYYEAE; encoded by the coding sequence ATGAAAAAACAACTAATTCTATTTTTGCTCGCAGCGGTGCTATTCGTTGCCTGCAAGCCTGCCGGAGAAGCTGACGACCTATCACCCCAGAAAGGCTACGTTTCGGGTAAAGTAACCGACAGCAAAGGCCAGCCGATCAGCAATGCCTTTGTGTTTATCAGCAGCACGGGGCCCTATTCCAGCGGTGCTTCGGTGCATACCGATGCCCAGGGCAAGTACCGGATCAAAATGGATTACGGCACCTACCGCATCTACGCCACCTTCGAAAAAGAGTTTGCCGGGAAACTGTACGAGATACAACTAAAACCGGATAATTCGGATAGTTTTTCCGTTGAGGACAGCCCGGTAATTGATTTTAAATGGGTTTTGACGGGCAAGAAACCCATACCCTTGCAGGGCTACTTCGGGGGGTACATCGGTCTGTATCAGGGTGAAACCAATATTCCCAAGAATGAAGTTGAATTCACCTTCACTCCGCTGGAACTGATCGATGGCAGCACGCTGGCACAACCCCTCGTATTGAGGCCCGGCGAGGTGAGTACCCAGTACCTCGAAGATCTGCCGCTGGGTCGCTACACGGTAAAAGCTACCCACAAACCCCTGGGAGGGGGTACCCCAAGGACCCTCTTCCTCAAAAATAGAGATACCAACCAGACCAGCGCCTCAAATGGTACCATAAGCCTGGATTTCAAACCCGAATCGGCGGGATGGTACCGGGCCAACATTGAATATTACGAGGCTGAATGA
- a CDS encoding sensor histidine kinase, which yields MNRFIERLLQQAGISISHREFWRYALIFWGILAIISYIQNTLVWLIASSQNMYFSESAQWLVTYLMWLGFTPLILYAAQRFPIRLATTQCRWPRTILIHVLIASALGLLVAAVSYGLVRPLHAYETGTWMKPGTIMLWFFYSYSLSVITYLLVVLGYSIIVSGRQFQALQEQNHAYELKNEQLKTNLADARLQSLKMQLNPHFLFNTHHAIVSLMLENDTRKAIDMVMALSDLLRGVLNRQNDNFLPLRDELNLTRQYLAIQQIRFQDRLRIEYDIDPSTEGAQVPQLLLQPLVENAITHGTAAMTGDTLIRITTRKIGEKIQITVYDNGIGSNARSSRKGSGLGLLNTRSRLSQAYGEAAQFVFDQPPGGSTQVTVTFPCQPTSLTSPTHDNLSLAYH from the coding sequence ATGAACCGTTTTATCGAACGCCTGCTGCAACAAGCGGGCATCTCCATTTCTCACCGCGAATTCTGGCGCTACGCCCTGATATTCTGGGGGATTCTGGCCATCATTTCCTACATCCAGAACACCCTGGTGTGGCTGATCGCCAGCAGTCAGAACATGTACTTTTCCGAGTCGGCGCAGTGGCTGGTTACCTACCTGATGTGGCTGGGTTTTACGCCCCTGATCCTGTACGCCGCCCAACGGTTCCCGATCCGGCTGGCCACCACGCAGTGTCGGTGGCCGCGTACCATATTGATCCATGTGCTCATCGCATCGGCCTTGGGACTGCTGGTGGCGGCGGTATCGTACGGCCTGGTACGCCCCTTGCACGCCTATGAAACGGGTACCTGGATGAAACCGGGTACCATCATGCTCTGGTTTTTTTATTCCTATTCGCTCAGTGTAATCACCTACCTGCTGGTGGTGTTAGGGTACAGCATCATTGTCAGTGGACGCCAGTTCCAGGCTTTGCAGGAACAAAACCACGCCTACGAACTGAAAAATGAACAATTAAAGACCAACCTGGCCGACGCCCGGCTGCAATCGCTGAAAATGCAGCTGAATCCGCATTTCCTGTTCAATACCCACCACGCCATTGTGAGCCTGATGCTGGAAAACGACACCCGCAAAGCCATCGACATGGTGATGGCGCTGAGCGATTTGCTGCGGGGTGTGCTGAACCGCCAGAACGATAATTTCCTGCCCCTGCGGGACGAACTGAACCTGACCCGGCAGTACCTGGCGATCCAGCAAATCCGCTTCCAGGACCGCCTGCGCATCGAGTACGACATCGATCCCAGTACCGAAGGAGCCCAGGTACCCCAACTCCTGCTGCAACCTTTGGTCGAGAATGCCATTACCCACGGAACCGCGGCCATGACGGGCGACACGCTGATTCGCATTACCACTCGGAAAATAGGAGAGAAAATCCAGATTACGGTGTACGACAACGGAATCGGCAGCAACGCCCGGTCTAGCCGCAAAGGCTCCGGCTTGGGACTGCTCAACACCCGCTCGCGCCTCAGCCAGGCTTATGGTGAAGCCGCCCAATTTGTCTTCGACCAACCGCCCGGCGGGAGTACCCAGGTCACGGTGACGTTTCCCTGCCAGCCTACCTCATTAACCAGCCCCACCCATGACAACCTATCGCTCGCTTATCATTGA